The proteins below are encoded in one region of Homalodisca vitripennis isolate AUS2020 unplaced genomic scaffold, UT_GWSS_2.1 ScUCBcl_5465;HRSCAF=12192, whole genome shotgun sequence:
- the LOC124373396 gene encoding uncharacterized protein LOC124373396: MKAQSWKSLGKAGQGKWSCVSCRSKERTSSQTQEDEILSHEVTTKIDSLLALIPAVNQIKDTLEFLSGRYDDILSEIKLLRQENKDLKVELKEVKAKQQVSDATVKDLLSRVNEMEQYGRRVNLEIHGVPVRGPKVEEEDTYEVVKELGKTINVPFVPEEIHRLHRLQKRKDGNPPAIMVQFFSSQVRDKWLQAGKKSRLSDRDTGKQVFFNENLSLYYKNLLRDTKARAKIYNYKYVWFKNGKVFVKRGEGSENVIVIRSLDDIKKIGV, translated from the coding sequence ATGAAGGCGCAGTCATGGAAAAGTCTGGGGAAGGCTGGACAAGGAAAATGGAGTTGTGTATCTTGTAGGTCCAAAGAAAGAACCTCTAGTCAGACGCAAGAGGATGAAATATTATCTCATGAAGTTACGACCAAGATAGATAGCCTATTGGCACTCATTCCGGCAGTAAACCAAATTAAGGATACGTTGGAATTCTTATCCGGAAGATATGAtgatattttaagtgaaattaaattGCTTCGTCAGGAAAATAAAGACTTAAAAGTTGAGCTGAAAGAAGTCAAGGCAAAGCAGCAGGTTAGTGATGCTACTGTAAAGGACCTACTGAGTAGGGTCAACGAAATGGAACAATATGGTAGAAGAGTGAACCTGGAGATTCATGGAGTGCCTGTGAGGGGTCCCAAGGTCGAAGAAGAAGATACGTATGAAGTTGTGAAGGAATTAGGTAAGACTATTAACGTTCCCTTTGTACCGGAGGAAATCCATAGGCTTCACAGGCTTCAGAAAAGGAAAGATGGAAATCCTCCTGCTATAATGGTACAGTTCTTTTCCAGCCAAGTGCGGGATAAATGGCTTCAAGCAGGGAAGAAATCACGACTTTCGGATCGGGATACGGGTAAACAGGTGTTCTTCAATGAAAACCTATCACTCTACTACAAGAATCTGCTGAGAGACACCAAGGCAAGAGCTAAAATCTATAACTATAAGTATGTATGGTTTAAAAATGGGAAGGTATTTGTAAAAAGAGGTGAAGGaagtgaaaatgtaattgtaatcagAAGCTTAGATGACATAAAGAAAATTGGTGTATAA